A part of Oncorhynchus masou masou isolate Uvic2021 chromosome 21, UVic_Omas_1.1, whole genome shotgun sequence genomic DNA contains:
- the irf2bpl gene encoding probable E3 ubiquitin-protein ligase IRF2BPL, whose amino-acid sequence MSSAQVSSSRRQSCYLCDLPRMPWAMIWDFTEAVCRGCVNYEGADRIEFVIETARHLKRAHGFQGGRSPGPPPPPTVKTQSAISAKETVQISHVDGPSKQQQSGMDRYSLSAERPRFDYSSIGAHASRLPNGMSGPNGFPKPDDGPPELNRQSPNSRRSHGLAAVPGQMNVPPNLLPQTMLNGPSSATAIAPHSLSSRPPPPSIVGPSLSMAAQSMSEQGKRPGSVSSTDQERDLKEKQRNAEALAELSESLRNRNEDWGNKPKIVRDTLVTLSNSSPFDVRFKKDHSLVGRVFAFDAVSKPGMDYELKIFVEYPSGSGNIFSSASGVAKQMYQDCMKDFGRGLSSGFKYLEYEKKHGSGDWRLLGDLLPESVRFFKEGLGVEMLPQPYIDASCPLLPTALVNIPRALPSTSAPRTGVRKRKASPEPDSVESALKLSEQEQQRQQWMASQSEALKLTMASGSFGASHGGPPPLGPGHSVHSSRATPPESAPQNGQSPMAALMSVADTLGNAHSPKDNNSVHSTTSTRHNNSSPVSPASVSGQRRLASRNGELNLAGTPSQSNAHSGMDQVHAQNIPDSPMANNGPLCCTICHERLEDTHFVQCPSVPNHKFCFPCSRESIKAQGATGEVYCPSGEKCPLVGSNVPWAFMQGEIATILAGDVKVKKERDP is encoded by the coding sequence ATGTCTTCTGCACAAGTATCGTCATCTCGGAGACAGTCATGTTACCTGTGCGATTTACCCCGTATGCCGTGGGCTATGATATGGGATTTTACGGAGGCAGTGTGCAGGGGTTGTGTGAATTATGAAGGTGCGGATCGGATCGAGTTTGTTATCGAAACTGCACGCCACCTCAAACGAGCTCATGGTTTCCAAGGGGGGAGATCCCCCGGTCCACCACCGCCGCCCACAGTAAAAACACAGTCGGCAATATCAGCCAAGGAGACGGTGCAAATCAGCCATGTGGATGGACCCTCTAAACAACAACAGTCGGGGATGGACCGCTACTCTCTGAGTGCGGAAAGACCTCGCTTTGACTACTCCAGTATTGGCGCCCATGCCAGCAGACTTCCCAATGGAATGAGCGGTCCAAATGGGTTCCCCAAACCGGACGATGGTCCCCCAGAACTGAACCGACAGAGCCCGAACTCCCGTCGGAGCCACGGTCTCGCTGCGGTCCCTGGACAAATGAACGTTCCCCCCAACCTTCTCCCACAGACCATGTTGAATGGACCCTCCTCGGCAACAGCCATAGCCCCGCATAGCCTGTCCAGCCgcccccctcccccatccatTGTGGGACCCTCTTTGTCCATGGCCGCTCAGTCCATGTCAGAACAAGGTAAACGACCAGGTTCTGTGTCGAGCACTGACCAAGAGAGAGATCTGAAAGAGAAACAGCGTAACGCAGAGGCTTTGGCTGAGCTCAGTGAAAGTTTAAGGAACAGAAACGAAGACTGGGGAAACAAACCCAAAATAGTAAGGGACACTTTAGTTACTCTTTCGAACAGCTCCCCGTTTGATGTGAGATTTAAAAAGGATCATTCACTCGTGGGTAGGGTGTTTGCTTTCGATGCAGTGTCAAAGCCTGGAATGGACTATGAATTGAAAATATTTGTCGAGTACCCAAGTGGATCTGGTAATATATTTTCCAGTGCATCAGGGGTGGCCAAACAAATGTATCAGGACTGCATGAAAGACTTTGGCAGAGGGCTTTCCTCGGGCTTTAAATATTTGGAGTATGAGAAAAAACATGGTTCGGGGGACTGGCGACTCCTGGGTGATTTGTTGCCCGAATCCGTCCGATTCTTCaaagaggggctgggggttgaAATGTTGCCTCAGCCCTACATCGATGCCAGCTGCCCATTGCTGCCCACTGCTTTGGTCAACATCCCTCGTGCCTTGCCATCTACGAGTGCACCGAGGACTGGCGTACGTAAGCGTAAAGCCTCCCCAGAACCTGACTCTGTAGAGAGCGCGCTGAAACTATCTGAACAAGAACAGCAGAGGCAGCAGTGGATGGCCAGCCAGAGTGAGGCGTTAAAACTGACCATGGCATCCGGATCATTCGGTGCCTCACACGGGGGACCTCCGCCGCTTGGCCCTGGCCATTCTGTTCACTCAAGTCGCGCCACACCCCCTGAATCTGCGCCCCAGAATGGACAGTCTCCAATGGCCGCGCTCATGTCTGTCGCGGACACGTTGGGTAATGCGCACTCTCCAAAGGACAACAACTCTGTTCACTCTACAACATCCACCAGGCATAACAACAGcagcccagtctccccagcctctGTTTCTGGGCAGAGGCGTTTGGCTTCCCGTAACGGAGAGCTCAATCTGGCCGGGACTCCCTCTCAGTCCAATGCGCATTCTGGCATGGATCAGGTCCACGCGCAAAACATTCCAGATTCTCCCATGGCAAACAACGGACCTCTGTGTTGTACCATTTGCCACGAACGTTTAGAGGATACCCATTTCGTTCAGTGTCCGTCAGTTCCCAACCATAAATTCTGTTTCCCTTGTTCTCGAGAGAGCATCAAAGCGCAGGGAGCAACTGGCGAGGTGTATTGTCCTAGCGGAGAGAAATGTCCCCTGGTAGGTTCTAATGTGCCTTGGGCGTTCATGCAAGGTGAGATAGCAACAATATTAGCTGGGGACGTTAAGGTAAAAAAGGAGAGAGACCCATAG